From Pseudoalteromonas rubra, one genomic window encodes:
- a CDS encoding cytochrome c biogenesis protein CcdA has product MFDLPLLDALTTAYLSWWLLPLALFSGVLTSFTPCVYPLLPITLATLTRYRTQTLAPLQYCLGFAAIYALLGGIAAWSGSLFGVVASNPWIQVGFANVLIYLALVNKGWLTLPHIPGLRFQGTQGPLLMGMTSALVAAPCTSPVLGGLLLFVATSGHLFFGALLLFSFALGMSSLLLLAGLSSQFLARLPGAGTWLTHVPTASALLLLLMAQYFLIQAGKSWL; this is encoded by the coding sequence ATGTTTGATCTCCCCCTGTTAGACGCACTCACCACCGCATACCTCAGCTGGTGGCTGCTGCCTCTGGCTTTGTTCAGTGGCGTACTGACCAGCTTTACACCCTGCGTCTATCCTCTATTGCCGATTACGCTGGCCACCCTCACCCGATATCGCACCCAAACACTGGCACCGCTCCAATATTGCCTCGGCTTTGCAGCAATCTATGCACTACTGGGTGGCATCGCAGCCTGGAGTGGCAGCTTGTTTGGTGTGGTTGCATCCAACCCCTGGATACAGGTTGGCTTTGCCAATGTACTCATTTATCTGGCACTGGTGAATAAAGGGTGGCTGACTCTACCGCACATACCTGGCCTAAGGTTTCAAGGCACGCAGGGCCCATTACTGATGGGCATGACCAGTGCGCTGGTCGCAGCACCGTGCACCTCTCCGGTACTCGGGGGCTTATTGCTGTTTGTCGCTACCAGCGGGCATCTGTTTTTTGGCGCACTGCTGCTATTTAGTTTCGCCCTTGGCATGAGCAGCCTGTTGCTGCTGGCCGGCTTGAGCAGTCAGTTTCTGGCTCGTTTGCCCGGCGCGGGTACCTGGCTCACGCATGTCCCCACTGCCAGCGCACTGCTTCTATTGCTCATGGCGCAATATTTTCTTATTCAGGCTGGCAAAAGCTGGCTATAA
- the mnmG gene encoding tRNA uridine-5-carboxymethylaminomethyl(34) synthesis enzyme MnmG codes for MIYHEHFDVIVVGGGHAGTEAALAAARMGMNTLLLTHNMDTLGQMSCNPAIGGIGKGHLVKEIDALGGAMAKAIDKGGIQFRTLNSSKGPAVRATRAQADRALYKAAIQDILQNQENLKIFQQSCDDLIVEQDQVKGVVTQMGLRFSAETVVLTVGTFLGGQIHIGLENFKGGRAGDPPSIALAQRLRELPFRVDRLKTGTPPRIDARTVDFSVIQAQPGDTPTPVFSFMGKATDHPQQIPCYITYTNEKTHDVIRENLHRSPMYAGVIEGIGPRYCPSIEDKIVRFADKEKHQIFVEPEGLTSYELYPNGISTSLPFDIQLEIVRSIQGFENAHICRPGYAIEYDFFDPRDLKQSLETKFINGLFFAGQINGTTGYEEAGAQGLIAGMNAALQVKGQDAWTPRRDQAYTGVLIDDLATLGTKEPYRMFTSRAEYRLLLREDNADLRLTEQGRELGLVDDERWAAYNNKLEVMELETQRLRNTWIHKDHPALAQVNELLKSPLTREASLEDLIRRPEVSYNTLMQIEGLASEQDNTQALEQVEIQTKYAGYIARQQDEINKQLRHEETLLPAEFDYAQVSGLSNEVVAKLSEARPQTIGQASRISGITPAAISLLLVYLKKQGLLRKSA; via the coding sequence ATGATTTATCACGAACATTTTGACGTTATCGTTGTTGGTGGTGGTCATGCAGGTACTGAGGCGGCATTAGCTGCAGCACGTATGGGCATGAATACCTTATTGTTAACACACAATATGGACACCCTGGGACAGATGTCCTGTAACCCAGCGATCGGCGGGATCGGAAAAGGTCATCTGGTAAAAGAGATCGATGCTTTGGGTGGTGCAATGGCCAAAGCGATCGACAAAGGCGGGATCCAGTTCCGTACTTTGAATTCATCTAAAGGCCCTGCTGTGCGAGCAACTCGGGCTCAGGCAGATCGTGCACTGTATAAAGCGGCGATCCAGGATATCTTGCAAAATCAGGAAAATCTGAAGATCTTTCAGCAGTCATGTGATGATCTGATCGTTGAACAGGATCAGGTGAAAGGCGTTGTTACTCAAATGGGACTGCGCTTCAGTGCTGAAACAGTAGTATTAACTGTCGGTACTTTCCTTGGTGGTCAGATCCATATTGGTTTGGAAAACTTTAAAGGTGGCCGTGCAGGCGATCCACCGTCAATTGCATTGGCACAGCGTTTACGTGAACTGCCCTTCCGAGTTGATCGGCTGAAAACGGGCACTCCACCTCGTATCGATGCACGCACGGTTGATTTTTCTGTGATCCAGGCACAACCTGGTGATACACCAACACCCGTGTTCTCATTTATGGGTAAAGCGACTGATCATCCGCAACAGATCCCTTGCTACATCACGTATACCAATGAGAAAACCCATGATGTGATCCGTGAAAACCTGCATCGTTCACCTATGTATGCCGGTGTGATCGAAGGGATCGGACCCCGTTATTGTCCATCTATTGAAGATAAGATTGTCCGATTTGCTGATAAAGAGAAGCATCAGATCTTTGTTGAACCGGAAGGGTTAACCTCATATGAGCTCTATCCAAATGGGATCTCCACCAGCCTGCCGTTTGATATTCAGCTGGAGATCGTGCGTTCAATTCAGGGATTTGAAAATGCACACATCTGTCGTCCGGGTTATGCCATCGAGTATGACTTCTTTGATCCCCGAGATCTGAAGCAATCTCTGGAAACTAAATTCATTAATGGTTTGTTCTTTGCGGGCCAGATAAATGGCACCACCGGATACGAAGAAGCCGGAGCACAAGGTTTAATCGCCGGTATGAACGCAGCCTTGCAAGTTAAGGGTCAGGATGCCTGGACACCGCGTCGCGATCAGGCATATACCGGTGTCTTGATCGACGATCTGGCAACTTTAGGCACCAAAGAACCGTATCGTATGTTTACCAGCCGTGCTGAATATCGTCTGCTGTTGCGTGAAGACAACGCCGATCTGCGTCTGACTGAACAAGGTCGCGAATTAGGTCTGGTGGATGATGAGCGCTGGGCCGCTTACAACAACAAGCTGGAAGTCATGGAGCTGGAAACACAGCGACTGCGTAATACCTGGATCCACAAAGATCACCCTGCTCTGGCGCAGGTGAATGAATTGCTGAAGTCGCCATTGACCCGTGAAGCCAGTTTAGAAGATCTGATCCGTCGTCCGGAAGTCAGTTATAACACACTGATGCAGATTGAAGGGTTGGCCAGCGAACAGGACAATACCCAGGCGCTGGAGCAGGTTGAGATCCAGACTAAGTACGCCGGTTACATTGCGCGTCAACAGGATGAGATCAACAAACAATTGCGTCACGAAGAAACGCTGTTACCGGCTGAGTTCGATTACGCTCAGGTCAGCGGTCTGTCTAATGAGGTGGTGGCTAAGCTGTCAGAAGCCAGACCACAAACAATCGGCCAGGCGTCTCGTATTTCTGGTATCACCCCTGCTGCTATTTCGCTATTATTAGTGTATCTGAAGAAGCAAGGGTT
- a CDS encoding winged helix-turn-helix domain-containing protein, giving the protein MIAFAQFHFDADKQILSHAQQVVPLRPKVAQLLQFLLARPQQVIARETLLDALWQHGEYRDAALTQSMAELRQALGDDAQQPRFIRTVPQRGYQWICPLTQVNRNKRCMIWATFLSIVLLITGGTIGYVSQSAPKPVVVQEVRPALTILPLNNDTEVAANAWWGYALHAALTARLQSDYQLVPPAQQTEANNNGQIALTLSRQQQRYVLTIRTARQQHKIVVEQLDMAFDSVADQVIAALNLLPDGHTSQTRRSETASQDYYRGLQALDEQGSRLAKSYFEAALTQYPQHLAAQLELARITWQQGELAQARAAFTGMELSKAEPAIKVRYYLYQAEFSKAQGHYAQALADVQLGLDLAQRHQLLEQLAMAYQLQADLLWLDQQWDAHSKALNSAYALIGSRALAYQDAQRAFYLANPPVAGPEEKRLLDLQSSRQVLHNTITYYRQSPQRVLLARALFAYGQNYLVPVAESEPSLLEALEIASSLGEDYLKKQILTYLGFYYIQLHRGEEALTYLAQVESEPQWLPQYESHWLLRGMAIMDSALTHSDAPGLASAIETFEQLLAWDKVSTLTAAHAQLMLGWSLIRQGDLVQAEAHVMQAQAVYQRLNLADTLSYTRYTQMYIRLLRGDAEAALAVIADPQNASHLELLYGAAAAWFAQDNTLSYQLSELLAAREHSDALLDQLSQIRAGSEHTFQLVSTILDKPYSVYCQSRWAL; this is encoded by the coding sequence GTGATTGCTTTCGCTCAGTTTCACTTTGATGCAGATAAACAGATATTAAGTCACGCGCAACAAGTTGTGCCATTACGGCCTAAAGTTGCTCAATTACTGCAGTTTCTATTGGCCCGGCCGCAACAAGTGATCGCGCGTGAAACGTTACTGGATGCTTTGTGGCAACATGGTGAGTATCGTGATGCAGCATTGACGCAAAGTATGGCTGAGCTGCGCCAGGCACTGGGCGATGACGCACAACAGCCGAGGTTTATCCGTACCGTACCGCAGCGAGGCTATCAGTGGATCTGCCCACTTACTCAAGTGAACCGTAACAAGCGCTGCATGATATGGGCGACTTTTTTGAGTATCGTGCTGTTGATTACCGGGGGGACCATTGGATATGTCAGTCAGTCAGCGCCCAAGCCTGTTGTGGTGCAGGAGGTGCGACCTGCTTTGACCATTTTGCCGCTGAACAATGATACCGAGGTGGCCGCCAATGCCTGGTGGGGGTATGCATTGCATGCAGCACTGACGGCACGTTTACAATCAGACTATCAGCTTGTCCCGCCGGCTCAGCAGACAGAGGCGAATAACAACGGACAGATAGCGCTCACCTTGTCCCGTCAGCAACAGCGCTATGTACTGACCATCCGTACCGCACGGCAACAGCATAAGATAGTGGTTGAGCAGCTGGATATGGCGTTTGACAGCGTGGCGGATCAGGTTATTGCTGCACTGAACTTATTACCTGATGGGCACACCAGCCAGACCCGTCGGAGTGAGACTGCATCTCAAGACTATTACCGTGGCTTGCAGGCCCTGGACGAGCAAGGCAGCAGACTGGCAAAGTCTTATTTTGAGGCAGCCCTGACTCAGTATCCGCAGCACCTGGCGGCGCAGCTTGAATTGGCTCGCATCACCTGGCAACAGGGAGAGCTGGCACAGGCCAGGGCAGCGTTTACCGGCATGGAGCTGAGTAAAGCGGAGCCTGCAATCAAGGTACGTTATTATCTGTATCAGGCAGAATTCAGCAAGGCACAGGGTCATTATGCTCAGGCACTGGCAGATGTGCAGCTGGGGCTGGACCTTGCACAGCGTCATCAACTGTTGGAGCAGCTGGCCATGGCGTATCAGTTACAGGCCGATCTGCTGTGGTTAGATCAACAGTGGGATGCACACAGTAAGGCGCTGAACTCGGCATATGCCCTGATTGGCAGCCGCGCACTGGCTTATCAGGATGCGCAGCGCGCATTTTACCTGGCTAACCCGCCTGTTGCCGGGCCTGAAGAAAAGCGCTTATTGGATCTTCAAAGCAGCCGACAGGTGTTACACAATACAATTACCTACTATCGCCAGTCGCCACAACGTGTGCTGCTGGCACGCGCTTTGTTTGCTTATGGCCAGAACTATTTGGTGCCAGTCGCTGAAAGTGAGCCCAGCTTATTGGAGGCGCTGGAGATTGCATCCAGCCTGGGTGAAGACTATCTAAAAAAGCAAATACTTACTTACCTTGGATTCTACTATATTCAGCTTCACCGAGGAGAAGAGGCCCTTACATATCTGGCGCAGGTTGAGTCTGAACCACAGTGGCTTCCTCAGTATGAATCACACTGGTTACTGCGTGGCATGGCCATCATGGATAGTGCGCTCACTCACAGTGACGCGCCGGGGCTGGCTAGTGCCATTGAGACATTTGAGCAACTACTGGCCTGGGATAAAGTCTCTACACTGACCGCTGCACATGCTCAGTTGATGCTGGGCTGGAGTTTGATAAGGCAAGGTGATCTGGTACAGGCTGAAGCACATGTCATGCAGGCACAGGCAGTGTATCAACGGCTGAATCTGGCAGATACGCTGAGTTATACCCGTTATACCCAGATGTATATCCGTTTATTGCGCGGTGATGCTGAGGCCGCACTGGCCGTGATAGCCGATCCGCAGAATGCCAGTCACCTGGAGCTGTTGTATGGCGCGGCGGCGGCCTGGTTCGCTCAGGACAACACCTTGTCATATCAGTTGAGCGAGTTACTTGCTGCACGTGAGCACAGCGATGCCCTGCTCGATCAACTGAGTCAGATCAGGGCTGGATCAGAGCATACTTTCCAGTTAGTCAGTACAATCCTGGATAAGCCCTATAGCGTTTATTGTCAGAGCCGTTGGGCACTATAA
- a CDS encoding TlpA family protein disulfide reductase — MTTTLTGILLLTLSTMATAKSYPPLQAETLQGQAISSKGKMTYLKFWATWCAYCVEEMPHLQQTYEQSQGRYQVIAVNVGFNQSIQGINTYINRYDYSFPVVFDTTGDMTRQYQVTGTPQHILLDANGTVIYRSALLTDELKQHLATHSGVQP, encoded by the coding sequence ATGACGACAACCCTCACAGGCATCTTGCTACTGACACTCTCAACCATGGCCACCGCCAAATCCTATCCCCCTTTACAGGCTGAGACATTGCAGGGCCAGGCGATATCAAGTAAAGGGAAGATGACTTATCTGAAATTCTGGGCTACCTGGTGCGCTTACTGCGTTGAAGAAATGCCCCATCTTCAACAAACCTATGAACAAAGTCAGGGCCGCTATCAGGTCATTGCCGTGAATGTGGGCTTTAACCAGAGCATTCAGGGTATCAATACCTATATAAATCGCTATGACTACTCGTTTCCTGTGGTGTTTGATACCACTGGCGATATGACACGTCAGTATCAGGTCACAGGTACACCTCAGCACATTTTACTCGATGCCAATGGCACAGTGATTTATCGCAGCGCCCTGCTGACCGATGAACTTAAACAACATCTGGCAACACACTCTGGAGTACAGCCATGA
- a CDS encoding serine hydrolase domain-containing protein produces the protein MKSLNLGAALICIGVLSACVSRNERPTITIEQPELTAIAMTQVTLAARVKDKDDNLKSIAWRQISGPDDAVLYVSGTQAQSIDVYLPTAAGDYTFEITATDDFDVSQSKRFTVVAKSLQETVFVQLDDLLLQIYEVDKALIPGIQALIDFNQDGVVWRGAAGYRDAQQTQVLETDTPFRIASISKLLSAAVTFSMIDEGQFTLDTPITALISPEDMPPGYSIADLHVAEGVKRGGSLTIRQLLDQSTGIRDFISYLHDPLAPDTRSFIAALQGGEDDIPALWHSDLLIADLLGRGLTQNLETMPGEKHLYGNSNTDLLAWALEKHTKKRFEQLLYERVLQPLGMDNTYMDRHEPMRGSEQIAHHYFYIPEHEEIPPELSGNHNVVARQVNTSFAWAGGGMVSTLDDLNVFMRALHQGHLVEDPQLQMEIAEHWLSEVPEEGVQEHYGLAQERLDFEGYSTTGHSGFWGTNATFVEPLSIRMVTASHQVSADSFYEFEQAAIALFHELGLKGVAPLTKETQ, from the coding sequence ATGAAATCACTCAACTTGGGCGCTGCGCTGATCTGTATTGGTGTGCTGAGCGCATGTGTTAGCCGCAATGAACGACCGACTATTACCATTGAGCAACCTGAATTGACGGCCATTGCGATGACTCAGGTGACGCTGGCTGCCAGGGTCAAAGATAAGGACGATAACCTGAAATCAATCGCCTGGCGTCAGATCTCTGGGCCGGATGATGCCGTGCTGTATGTTTCAGGCACTCAGGCTCAAAGTATCGATGTCTATCTTCCCACAGCCGCTGGCGACTATACTTTTGAGATCACTGCCACGGATGATTTTGATGTCTCGCAGAGTAAACGTTTCACTGTGGTCGCAAAGTCGCTGCAAGAAACCGTCTTTGTGCAACTTGATGATTTGTTATTGCAGATTTACGAAGTGGATAAAGCCTTGATCCCAGGCATCCAGGCCCTGATAGATTTTAATCAGGATGGAGTAGTCTGGCGAGGCGCTGCTGGCTATCGGGATGCACAGCAGACTCAGGTATTAGAGACGGATACGCCGTTTCGCATTGCCAGTATTTCTAAGTTATTAAGCGCGGCAGTGACCTTTTCCATGATTGACGAAGGGCAATTTACGCTGGATACGCCGATCACAGCGTTGATCTCGCCAGAGGATATGCCACCCGGTTATAGCATAGCGGATTTGCATGTTGCTGAGGGCGTTAAACGCGGGGGATCACTTACGATCCGGCAACTATTAGATCAAAGTACTGGGATCCGTGATTTTATTTCCTATTTGCATGACCCGTTAGCGCCTGACACGCGCTCATTTATTGCGGCACTGCAAGGCGGTGAAGACGATATTCCGGCGCTTTGGCACTCAGATCTGCTCATTGCCGATCTGCTTGGTCGTGGATTAACACAAAACCTGGAGACTATGCCGGGAGAAAAGCACCTATATGGCAACAGTAATACCGATTTACTCGCTTGGGCACTGGAAAAACACACCAAAAAGCGCTTTGAGCAGTTGTTATATGAGCGTGTGTTGCAACCGCTTGGTATGGACAACACTTATATGGACAGGCATGAACCGATGCGTGGATCTGAGCAGATAGCGCATCACTACTTTTATATTCCAGAGCATGAGGAGATCCCCCCTGAATTGAGCGGCAATCACAATGTGGTTGCACGGCAGGTGAATACCTCTTTTGCCTGGGCTGGCGGCGGGATGGTCTCCACACTGGATGATCTTAATGTGTTCATGAGGGCTCTTCATCAGGGGCATTTGGTTGAGGATCCTCAGTTACAAATGGAAATTGCCGAGCACTGGCTGAGCGAAGTGCCTGAAGAGGGGGTTCAGGAGCATTATGGCCTGGCGCAGGAGCGGCTTGATTTTGAGGGCTATTCTACAACCGGACATTCCGGGTTCTGGGGCACTAATGCAACATTTGTTGAGCCTCTGTCGATCCGCATGGTTACAGCCAGTCATCAGGTGTCTGCGGATAGTTTTTATGAATTCGAGCAAGCTGCCATTGCGTTATTTCACGAACTGGGCTTAAAAGGGGTGGCGCCGCTCACTAAAGAGACTCAGTGA
- a CDS encoding bacteriophage T4 gp5 trimerisation domain-containing protein produces MGRFFMPVIIRAQSHSLTVSQSHSLTVSQSHSLTVSQSHSLTVSQSHSLTVSQSHSLTVSQSHSLTVSQSHSLTVSQSHSLTVSQSHSLTVSSAISLIIRIKKLIKFEDDFRSL; encoded by the coding sequence ATGGGCCGTTTTTTTATGCCTGTAATAATTCGTGCACAGTCTCACAGTCTCACAGTCTCACAGTCTCACAGTCTCACAGTCTCACAGTCTCACAGTCTCACAGTCTCACAGTCTCACAGTCTCACAGTCTCACAGTCTCACAGTCTCACAGTCTCACAGTCTCACAGTCTCACAGTCTCACAGTCTCACAGTCTCACAGTCTCACAGTCTCACAGTCTCACAGTCTCACAGTCTCACAGTCTCACAGTCTCACAGTCTCACAGTCTCACAGTCTCAAGTGCTATCAGCTTAATCATTAGAATCAAGAAGTTGATAAAATTTGAGGATGATTTTAGGTCACTTTGA
- the mioC gene encoding FMN-binding protein MioC: MRNIEIIIGSQMGSAEYVAEQLAEQLDGSEFNTQLHEQPDLSACQHSLWLVVTSTYGAGDYPGNLLPFIEQLSDHEDLSHVQFAVVGIGDSSYDTFNLAASNCAQLLSDKGAQQLLPVLKIDVQDEALPEDTAIAWLPALKQQLDQAC, encoded by the coding sequence ATGCGCAATATTGAGATCATCATAGGTAGCCAAATGGGCTCCGCAGAGTACGTTGCAGAACAGCTTGCCGAGCAGCTTGATGGCAGTGAATTCAACACACAACTGCATGAACAACCGGACTTGAGCGCCTGTCAGCATTCTCTGTGGCTGGTGGTCACATCCACTTATGGGGCAGGCGACTATCCGGGTAACCTGCTGCCTTTTATAGAGCAACTGTCTGATCATGAAGATCTGAGCCATGTGCAATTTGCCGTAGTGGGTATTGGCGACTCAAGTTATGACACCTTTAATCTGGCCGCCAGTAACTGTGCGCAGCTACTGTCAGATAAAGGCGCACAGCAGCTATTACCGGTATTAAAGATCGATGTGCAAGATGAAGCGCTGCCGGAAGATACCGCCATCGCCTGGTTGCCCGCACTAAAACAGCAATTGGATCAGGCGTGTTAA
- the mnmE gene encoding tRNA uridine-5-carboxymethylaminomethyl(34) synthesis GTPase MnmE gives MIAQDTIAAQATAPGRGGVGIIRISGTLAEQVAHKILGKCPKTRYAEYLPFQTLQGEQLDQGIALFFKGPNSFTGEDVLELQGHGGPVVLDMLLKEISQVEGVRLAKPGEFSERAFMNDKLDLTQAEAIADLINATSEQAAKSALHSLQGDFSKHINALVEQVIHLRMYVEAAIDFPDEEIDFLSDGKVAGDLSAIIEQLGVVRQQAKQGSIMREGMKVVIAGRPNAGKSSLLNALAGREAAIVTDIAGTTRDVLREHIHIDGMPLHIIDTAGLRDSPDKVEQIGIERAWDEIRAADHVLFMVDGTETNETDPARIWPEFIEQLPVGMDITVIRNKVDLSGEQTGTSHDHGHALIRLSAKDSTGIDLLREHLKACIGFTGATEGGFMARRRHLDALERAAEHLEIGQTQLEMHIAGEILAEELRLTQQYLNEITGEFTSDDLLGKIFSSFCIGK, from the coding sequence ATGATCGCACAAGACACCATCGCCGCACAGGCAACCGCACCGGGTCGGGGCGGCGTCGGCATAATTCGAATTTCAGGTACTCTGGCTGAGCAGGTCGCACACAAAATACTCGGAAAATGCCCAAAAACCCGCTATGCGGAATACTTGCCATTCCAGACGCTTCAGGGAGAGCAGCTGGATCAGGGCATTGCGCTGTTCTTTAAAGGCCCGAACTCCTTTACCGGCGAAGATGTGCTTGAGCTTCAGGGCCATGGTGGTCCGGTGGTGCTGGATATGCTGCTTAAAGAGATCAGCCAGGTGGAAGGCGTGCGACTCGCCAAACCCGGTGAATTCTCTGAACGCGCGTTTATGAATGATAAGCTGGATCTGACTCAGGCCGAAGCCATTGCCGATCTGATCAATGCAACCAGTGAACAGGCGGCGAAAAGTGCCCTGCACTCACTGCAAGGAGATTTTTCAAAACACATCAATGCGCTGGTGGAACAAGTGATCCATCTGCGCATGTACGTTGAGGCGGCAATCGACTTTCCAGATGAAGAAATCGACTTTCTTTCCGATGGTAAAGTGGCCGGCGACTTGAGCGCCATCATAGAGCAGCTGGGCGTGGTACGTCAGCAAGCCAAACAAGGCAGCATCATGCGTGAAGGCATGAAAGTGGTGATCGCGGGTCGCCCGAATGCAGGAAAATCCTCATTGCTCAATGCGCTGGCAGGCCGTGAAGCTGCTATTGTCACCGATATCGCCGGCACCACACGGGATGTACTGAGAGAACATATCCATATTGATGGCATGCCACTGCACATCATTGACACCGCGGGACTGCGCGACAGTCCGGATAAAGTGGAACAAATCGGTATTGAGCGTGCCTGGGATGAGATCCGCGCCGCCGATCACGTGCTATTTATGGTTGACGGCACCGAAACCAATGAAACCGATCCAGCCCGGATCTGGCCGGAGTTCATTGAGCAACTGCCTGTGGGCATGGACATCACAGTGATCCGCAATAAAGTTGACCTCAGTGGTGAACAGACCGGTACCAGTCACGATCATGGTCATGCCCTGATCCGCCTCAGTGCCAAAGACAGCACAGGGATCGACCTGTTGCGTGAACACCTCAAAGCCTGTATCGGCTTTACCGGCGCAACAGAAGGTGGCTTTATGGCGCGCCGTCGTCACCTCGACGCGCTGGAGCGTGCCGCAGAGCACCTTGAGATTGGCCAGACTCAGCTGGAAATGCACATTGCCGGCGAGATCCTAGCTGAAGAACTGCGACTCACGCAACAATACCTGAATGAAATCACGGGTGAATTTACCTCCGATGACCTGCTGGGTAAGATCTTCAGCTCTTTCTGTATCGGCAAGTAA
- a CDS encoding TlpA family protein disulfide reductase yields MKLLNPITLLLGLAMLILSQRTVASPIEYIFITIWDEYVQQTALPPQQPDIERRFIHPDINIDQASVEQFTTQFPTYAKLQIDTHNQLAIRYGVRQTPYRLVVEQDQVQQREALGTLPATALIDTSPQQGPLHTLSGQHFDPTKPGAGFRVLFFSDSLCPFQHIPDCERRIAQNNHLSEQINYPVVSVIKPFYVDQAQVSAYQQRFKVNHEILFDSHNQLFRYFAVTELPYWVVQNKQGKVIYRANRVPSFPL; encoded by the coding sequence ATGAAATTGCTAAACCCGATCACCCTATTGCTGGGCCTGGCCATGCTCATACTCAGCCAGCGGACAGTCGCTTCACCCATTGAATATATTTTTATTACCATCTGGGATGAGTACGTGCAGCAAACCGCCTTACCTCCTCAACAGCCCGATATCGAGCGCCGCTTTATTCACCCGGACATCAACATAGATCAAGCCAGTGTGGAGCAGTTTACCACCCAGTTTCCGACCTATGCCAAGCTTCAAATCGACACCCACAATCAACTGGCGATCCGCTATGGCGTCAGGCAGACCCCTTATCGGCTAGTGGTTGAACAGGATCAAGTGCAACAACGGGAAGCACTGGGTACACTGCCAGCAACGGCCCTCATTGACACATCCCCGCAGCAAGGACCACTCCATACCTTATCCGGTCAACACTTTGATCCCACCAAGCCCGGTGCTGGTTTTCGGGTATTATTCTTCAGTGACAGCCTGTGTCCATTTCAGCATATACCGGATTGTGAGCGCAGGATCGCACAAAATAACCACCTGTCAGAGCAGATTAACTACCCGGTAGTGAGCGTGATCAAGCCATTTTATGTCGATCAAGCTCAGGTCAGCGCCTACCAACAGCGCTTCAAAGTGAATCATGAAATACTCTTCGACAGTCATAATCAGCTGTTTCGCTACTTTGCGGTGACCGAGTTGCCCTACTGGGTGGTGCAAAACAAACAAGGTAAAGTGATTTACCGGGCTAACCGGGTACCGTCTTTTCCCTTATAG